A region from the Bacillus thuringiensis genome encodes:
- a CDS encoding ABC transporter permease codes for MIRRLYKNKQFLIGFLILFSIIIASYVFEYFIEFTSKDFNIQSKPTSPSLTHPLGTGEYGVDVLQQVLIFAKTPIFFALIICIFRLTFSLLFGVLHAYFYTWTKYINWVFDVFQFIPTVLLAILLIRPTISGMNNIHETKWICYTIVVLTLIGIPNLTQLISNEVRLLLQREYVLTSKLLGGHIYHIYKVHIKPYLLPKLFIWFQQQILQIMILMMHLALFETISLDVGGSLLLINDTSQKLINYPWLAMGPVIFFTIVILSINALLSGLQSTLKGNTALHESSLLLNKIEQVKHEKWKIHLQQFKQWLSIKL; via the coding sequence ATGATAAGAAGATTATATAAAAACAAACAATTCTTAATAGGATTTTTAATTCTATTCAGCATTATTATCGCTAGCTATGTTTTTGAATATTTTATTGAATTTACTTCTAAAGATTTTAATATTCAATCTAAACCAACCTCCCCTTCTTTAACACATCCATTAGGTACTGGGGAATATGGAGTTGATGTTTTACAGCAAGTTCTTATTTTTGCAAAAACACCAATTTTTTTTGCTTTAATCATCTGTATTTTTCGACTTACTTTTTCACTTTTATTTGGAGTATTACATGCATATTTTTATACTTGGACAAAATATATTAATTGGGTGTTTGACGTTTTCCAGTTTATACCTACTGTATTGTTAGCAATTTTACTAATTCGTCCTACAATTTCAGGTATGAATAATATCCATGAAACTAAATGGATATGTTATACAATTGTAGTTCTTACTCTTATTGGCATACCAAATTTAACACAACTCATTAGCAATGAAGTTAGATTACTTCTACAACGTGAATACGTTTTAACATCCAAACTACTTGGTGGACATATTTATCACATATATAAAGTTCATATTAAACCCTATTTACTTCCTAAATTATTTATTTGGTTCCAACAACAAATATTGCAAATAATGATATTAATGATGCATTTAGCATTATTCGAAACAATTTCCTTAGATGTTGGAGGCAGCCTTTTATTAATAAATGACACAAGTCAAAAGCTAATAAATTATCCTTGGCTAGCGATGGGACCTGTTATTTTCTTTACCATTGTTATTTTATCTATTAATGCTTTACTATCAGGTTTACAAAGCACTCTAAAAGGTAATACCGCATTACACGAATCTTCTCTTTTACTAAATAAAATAGAGCAAGTAAAACATGAGAAATGGAAGATTCATTTACAACAATTTAAACAATGGCTTTCAATAAAATTATAA
- a CDS encoding lipid II flippase family protein, translated as MEFITFKVICIFLFLMLMTSIEVLGYGVRLVGAKLALVASAFAIYNIMSLIARFSNMFQQPFTASLVDSAAKNGGLELLIKQFRFLLLGSTMGVILGGLLVPFFMKVFSKALVPLSKDGSFINMFKLINRTNLKRMKSYFVLINKNNLEGVNFKNVSVKLFVINTIVSAVFTVGVMSALYATLLIPDYDRAAMSSSNIITGIATILLTLLIDPKLSFLTDKVVQDNHNYWELKNFTFMILISRFLGTLVAQIILVPGAYYIAWFAKFIS; from the coding sequence ATGGAATTTATTACATTTAAAGTAATTTGTATCTTTTTATTTTTAATGCTTATGACTTCTATAGAAGTTTTAGGATATGGAGTTCGACTTGTTGGGGCTAAATTAGCTTTAGTTGCATCGGCTTTTGCTATATATAATATCATGTCTTTAATTGCCCGATTTTCTAATATGTTTCAACAACCATTTACTGCTTCTTTGGTAGATAGTGCAGCAAAAAATGGTGGATTAGAATTATTAATTAAACAATTTAGATTTTTATTATTGGGTTCTACTATGGGGGTAATACTTGGAGGATTATTAGTACCATTTTTTATGAAAGTTTTTTCTAAAGCGCTAGTACCTTTATCAAAAGATGGTTCGTTTATAAACATGTTCAAATTAATAAATAGAACTAATTTGAAAAGAATGAAAAGCTATTTTGTTTTAATCAATAAAAATAATCTTGAAGGGGTAAATTTTAAAAATGTATCAGTTAAATTATTTGTTATTAATACAATTGTTTCTGCCGTATTTACAGTAGGTGTTATGTCCGCATTGTATGCAACCCTACTAATTCCGGATTATGATAGAGCAGCGATGTCTTCATCCAATATTATTACTGGAATAGCTACGATTCTATTAACACTGCTTATTGATCCTAAATTGTCTTTTTTAACTGATAAAGTTGTACAAGACAATCATAATTATTGGGAATTAAAGAATTTTACATTTATGATATTAATTTCGAGATTTTTAGGTACATTAGTTGCTCAGATTATATTAGTTCCAGGTGCATATTATATAGCATGGTTTGCTAAATTTATTTCTTGA